In the genome of Populus alba chromosome 11, ASM523922v2, whole genome shotgun sequence, one region contains:
- the LOC118051850 gene encoding L-type lectin-domain containing receptor kinase IX.1 — MLYLHEEWEQCVVHRDIKSSNIMLDSEFNAKLGDFGLARLVDHGKGSQTTVLAGTMGYMAPECAMTGKASRESAVYSFGIVALEIACGRKPINPKASNIEDQVSMVQWVWELYGEGKLLEAVDPRLCGDFNKTQMERLMIVGLSCAHPDEHLRPSIRQALQILNFDAPLPILPSKMPVPSYFAPPVSASSLSIMSYGLADSEGGMNKSSSYSYNTNSSQFTASSSASSASAMLLHED, encoded by the coding sequence ATGTTGTACTTGCATGAAGAATGGGAACAATGTGTGGTGCATAGAGATATAAAGTCTAGCAACATTATGTTGGACTCAGAATTCAATGCTAAGCTCGGGGATTTTGGTCTGGCTAGGCTTGTGGACCATGGAAAAGGTTCTCAAACAACAGTTTTGGCAGGGACAATGGGCTACATGGCTCCAGAGTGTGCAATGACAGGCAAGGCTAGCAGAGAGTCAGCCGTTTACAGTTTTGGAATTGTTGCATTGGAGATTGCTTGTGgaagaaaacctatcaacccaAAGGCCAGTAATATTGAAGATCAAGTGTCCATGGTGCAGTGGGTTTGGGAGCTCTATGGTGAGGGAAAGCTACTTGAAGCAGTTGACCCAAGACTATGCGGAGATTTTAACAAGACGCAGATGGAACGCTTGATGATCGTCGGCCTTTCGTGTGCTCATCCGGATGAACATCTTAGACCCTCAATTCGGCAAGCACTTCAAATACTTAATTTTGATGCTCCATTGCCTATTCTCCCATCAAAGATGCCCGTGCCGTCGTATTTCGCCCCGCCAGTATCTGCATCTTCACTTTCAATAATGTCCTATGGCCTTGCAGATTCTGAAGGAGGGATGAACAAATCTTCAAGCTATAGTTACAACACTAATTCTTCCCAGTTCACCGCATCTTCTTCAGCTTCTTCTGCATCTGCCATGCTTCTACACGAAGATTAA